A window of Hemiscyllium ocellatum isolate sHemOce1 chromosome 10, sHemOce1.pat.X.cur, whole genome shotgun sequence genomic DNA:
TTAGCAGATATGGCATTGTAATGAATGTAAAGCAGCTAGGAGGTTTCCTCTAACAGACAAATTTTTGTAAATAATGCTGTTCTCCACAGCTATATGGGAGTGTTAATATATGATGGCAGGAACGGGTGTGAATGCGTTACATGTACATGACCCATGTCTGGTTCTGATGCATTTAAGTCATCACATTGGCAAAAATACTGTCTGATTGCTATTATACAATGAATAATAAgcttttgactattgtatatattaatttattttcttaaaataTCACAGATTGCTTTCAATTGCCACATGCTGATTCTAGGAGATTCTGGACTATTCCAAGTGATTTGGTCGTATCATACTGGatttggtggaaatggcagaggatgatgcccTGCTTCCTTTAATGACTGCATTCCATTTTCCCAGTCTTATGGTGGAATCTAATTTGATGGTGCAACCTTCTTTATCAATGcttctgacattttttttctcaactaAGGATTCTTGTCCAGCATAGTTGATGGGGGTCTCCAAACGGACTATTCCCTACATGCACCTTTGTGCACTTCTCAGTTATCCTAATACCCATGTCATTCCATGCAGCAAATACTGATGTAGGCGTATTATGTGTCCATTgcgtcaattttttttaaatttcaattttCATCTGTATTTGGAGTTTATAATGTGTTTTCCTCTTTGAGGAGATGACaggctgggtgaccactttgcagacaATCCATTAAGTCTGCCAGCATGACCCCAGTTTCTAGTTGTTTGTCACTTTGATTCTTGACCTCACTCCCATGACAATCTTTCTGTCCATAGCCTTCTCCAACACTGGCTTAATGATCATCatctttccttttgatttgatctCTACAGCCTCTGAACTCACCAAGTTATTTTGGATCATAACCtctctgttcttttttttctttcattttatttgtttctttattcatttgtatTGCATTCAAATGATTTTTATCGTTCAGTTGGACTTTGTTCCTTTATCGGTCTCCATGCATCAACCTTTTAAGAAGATTTCTCTTAAGCTCTGTTTACAAAAATAAGGTATCGTCTATTTCAAGAAAATCTGTTACACTTCACCCTACCATGGAACTTGTCTTTTGTTCTTCTACCACCTCCCTTCTTTTGCTGTTGTAAAAACTCTTATAGATTTTTTTCTATTCTGGTGAAAGATAACTTACCTTTATGtgctctttctttctcactcgcgcgctctctttctctctctctctttctctctctctctttctctttctttctctctctagaCACCACCTGGCCCTGCCCagtttgctgagcttttccagcagtttagTTTTTATATTAAATTAGGATTTCAGTCGCTTCACTGAGAGAAGCGTGTATGATGTGGGGCACTTGCACCAGTATGGGCAAAATAGGttgtttgattagaaaatatctgaaacatgtttagagatgttattacaatcCTAGAGAACAGTTGGGATTTGAACTGAGCTGTCCTGGCCCTGGAACACAATCACTGTACAACAGAGCCTTCCAAGAAATTACCCTGgaatattttttaatcaacctgttcatggTTATTATTACACCACCCTAAAAATAGTTGGGTGTTGAGCCTAAACATCTGGCTGAGAGGTTGgaactgtgccacaagagcctccCAAAAATTGTATTATTGAAATGGTCTCCATTTTAATCAACTAAGAGTAGAGGATAGAGAAAATTGATGAAGGAACAGCTGGGAGGATTCAAGTAGAGTACTTGCAAAGCAGTTAGAAGTATAAAGAATGTAGAGAAGCGTAATGATTGAGATTAAAAAATGTAAAGTGTGTCAGGAAGAGATGTCCAAGAGTTTAACAAGTTTCATATCATTCCTGAGATGAGGCCTTCGGCTAgatagcatttattgtctattgttAGTTTTATTTGAGAAGGTGCAGTAGTTGAAGTTGCCATCTTCAACCACTGCAATCTTTGTTGTTAAGATACAGCCACAGTGCTTCTAGGAAAGGAGGTCAAGGATTTTGTTCCAGTGttagtgaaggaacagtaatatccCCTCCAAGTCGGAGGCAGTTGGCCTCCCATGCATCAGCTGTCTTGTCCTGCCAAATGGTAGGGGTTATCATTTTGGAAGAAGCCGTGAAAGGAGCCTGGATGAATTGCTATAGTCATTTAGTAAGTGCTAATGCTGCAGGAATAGATATTAAAAGGGGTCAGATGGCTTccagtcaaatgggctgctttgtactATATTTGAATGTTGGTGCATTTAtcgaggcaaatggagagtattccatcacactccttttttttaattaggagaaagtgaggattgcagatgctggagatcagagtcaagagtgtggtgctggaaaagcacagcaggtcaggcagcatccgaggagcaggagaatcaaagtttcgggcataagcacttcatcaggaatttcctgattaagggcttgtgcccaaaatgttgattcctgTGTTCCTtagctgctgcctggcctgctgtgcttttctagcaccacactcttgactccttttttttaatgcctTATGGATGGTGGTGAGGCATTGGGACTTAACTTGCTACATAATCAGTGaagaattacttgctgcagaagtCCCATTACCTGATTTGCTCTTGTATCAATGGTGTTCGCATAGATGGTCCAGTTCAGTATATCGTTAATGGTAACTCCCACGATGTTGATTGTGGGGATTCATTAGTGGGTGGTCATTCCATTAAACCTCAAGTGGTAATGGTTAGATGGGATTGACAGATGTCTTTAATTATTCTCTTTCCACATTGTGAATTTTGTATTTTTGATTTTAAATGTATAACCTATCTTAAAGAATTAATATGCTTTTAATATCCTATAAATAGTGAGTTGTATGCATGCTGATGTTGGGAAAAGTATTTGTGGCAGGAATTTGTATATCATGAGATGGGTTGTCAGAATGAAGAAAATGCAACCTACTGGTTTAAATCCACTCTACCAAATCATTATCTGTATTACTTTTGAAGTTGCATACTAATGTGGCCTTTAAGACCTTTCCTAatgtgtaggagaaagtgaggactgcagatactggagatcagagctgaaaaatgtgttgctggaaaagtgcagcaggtcaggcagcatccaaggagcaggagaattgacgtttcaggcataagcccttcttcaggattcctgaagaagggcttttgcccgaaacgtcgattctcctgcaccttggatgctgcctgacctgccgcaattttccagcaacacatttttcacctttCCTAATGTGTGTCAATTTCAGCTATTTACTTGTTCCAAATTGCTGTTAGCTCTGGTTCTCCCCAGTTTTTGATATCCTCTTTTTTCAATATCTGATTGCTGGCTCAGGGTTACAGTGATGCGTGTCCAGTCTGTTCATCCCCGCACCACTAACAACTACGACAGAAAAATGTGTTTGTGTCCATTCGGGCATGCAAAACACTGTCACACTTGGGATGAGACCTTGTTTGACAACATTATCTTAATAGGTCTATCATCTATTTGAAAAAGTGTTGAGGGTTGTCCCTGGCCTTCTAAATTAGTTAacataggtgtgtgtgtgtgtggatgacaATCTCAGCAGAGAAAAAAATTAGGAAATTACAAAACAAGCAAATAAACTGAGTACAGAAATGGGTCTCAGGTATTGAATTTTGTTCTGGGGTCAACTTTTTAAGAATAGCAGTATATAGACTTATAGCCTATCCACATGGTTGATTTGTTAAAATAAccaattgtattagttttgtaTTTGCAACAACAAACACATCTTTGAATTTCTCTCAGTTAATCAAAATTCAGATGATACTTTTGAAGCAACTTGtttagtgaatgaatgaatgtattGAGTATTGAATTATCGTTAATTATGTGCAGTCAGTTCATTTAGTACTTGTGATTGAGTTGTATAATAATTTTTGCCATATTTTAGTCAGTCCTTTTGATATATTTTGTTCACACTTGTATATATGTGGATGTATTTCAATGTTTTTCCCCTtactacagaaggtggtgacCATACAACTTCTTAGTACAATAAATCCCATAATGTAGACATTGTCCACCAGTGTTAGTTACTTAAAAACTTGCAGGTTTAATGCCCAGTGTTCCCTTTGCATTTGCTGAGCAGCCCTTTCtgtatattttaatttttttttgtaatggtTAAGAGAGGAATGTTTTTAAGTTATCAGAATAGTTCTGCCATGTATCTTTGTACTTAATTGTACGTAGGTTACCCAATTACTGAAATGTGTTTTGGTTACCTAATTGGCATCTCCAATTTTCTTAGGTTCTGTAACAAAATGTCCAAATAACTATGTACTCAAATTCAGAAGTAGAGTTTGAATTCAAAACTTGACTGAGAGGTGAATGCTGACAACTTAGCCACATTGACAGTTTCTGATCAAAGTATGTTAAATTATTAACATGTACAAGTTACAACCCATGGATCATTTCTATTACCAACCACATAGCCGTATTTTTCACTGGCCTGCTGGTGTTGATTATCGACCTACATTATTGCTCAGGTTTTTTAAATTACTTGCCTTCATGTTCATAATTCTTTTACTCTGTGTCTTTGTTTCACTTGTAGTCTCTTGTATTTGGATTATTAGCTCTTCATATGTGCAAGCGAAAGAAATACTTGACTTAACGTCTATGcccttttctatttttattttcaacTTTTAATTCTAGCCCTTACTAATCAATCCTCATCAACTCCACTACAGTCTGCAGTCAGTTCGTTATGCAGTATTTTTCTTTTCCATTCCACATTGAGTCAGTGGCATAAAAACAGTATGCTGACAATACAGGAGAGATAAggcaacatttgtggaaagcgaaataattaatgtttcagattaaTCATGGGTCTTTAAAAAATTGTTTCGTTGTGCACAGACATAACCATACTTTGGATATTTTCtgcatttttcatttttattcaagATTTCCAGCAATCTTAATATTTTACTCTGTGACTAAAATTCTGGTTCCAAATGAGTCTGCTGCCAAACATTCCCATTGTATCTGCACTTCTCAAGCAGTTTTCCCTGCTGTCATAAATTTGTTGATCTTGAACATAGGTATTTTGCCATGATGTTGCACTTCACATGCCTCCATAACACATAATTTTTGCATTCATTAACAGAGAACCTTCTTTAAAAATTGTGTAGAGATTTTTCACTTCATGTTAAGTCGGAGTAGTGTGGAATAGAATCCTTTATTGTCTTTGTATGCTAAACATTTCTGTTCTTAGATAAGAGATTCATTTTTATCACTTGAGATTTTCTCCCCTTTTCTGTTTCTCTTAGTACAATAAAACAGTGCAGTAAGGTTTATGTTTTTTAAGTATGTACGTAAAGTGCACAGTCCAATAGTTATCAGATAGTTAAGTGTTATATATTTAAAGTAGTTTTTATTTAGTGTTTTGTTTCGTAGACTAATGATGTCTGATGTGCATCTCAACAGAAACCAAGGTCTATGTAGGTAACTTGGGAACAGGTGCCGGTAAAGGGGAACTAGAGCGTGCATTCAGCTACTACGGACCACTGAGGACAGTCTGGATAGCACGGAATCCCCCTGGTTTTGCTTTTGTGGAGTTTGAGGAGCCTCGAGATGCTGAAGATGCTGTTCGTGGTTTGGATGGCAAGTAAGTAAACTTTAAAGGGGATCTATATCCCCTTGGTAAAGTCACTGCTTTCATTATTACTTGCTGATCTTTTGAATTACTTAATATGAATGTTTTcagctgttttttaaaaatctgctcagAGCACAGTTGTTTGGTTGTGAAGGTACTAAAGGGCAGGCTAGTTTCCTTAAAAGTAGTGGTAGAAATAATGGTGAATGTGCAACCTTTCCTATAATATTAATGTCAATATGCAGGAACTTTCAGTATTTAGGAACATAGTGGGCATTGTGTGCTCTGATCAGGAAAAAACAACATCTGAGGATCATTCACTGTACTTTAAATGAGGGAATGAATAATGAAAGGACTGACTTTATCATTTGGATTTAGCTCCCCTTTAAATATGGGCAGTTGTCAGTGAGTGACAAATGTATAAAACTgttgtatatatgtgtgtgtgactgttgtGCTTGGTATccatacattttttttatttattacaATAAATACAATAGTGTATGGATAAAAAACTATGACAGCTGCCATTACTGTAACCAAACCTAAATGAAACACTCGTGTGGTCTGACACCTGTGGAAATGATAAATTGTTTTCACAGTTGTCATGTCATTCACCAGCATACCAGTGCTATTTTCCCATCAGAGAGCCTGTCCAGTAACTGAATCTGTGTATgattgtttttctgtttttttagGTATTATCTGCCAGTCAAATTCTAACCAGTTAAGAGCCTTGTTTGACTGATTTTACTACTTAGCTTATTCTGCCAGTTTCTCCTTGTGTACTAAGCATTCAGTGGTTAGAAGGAATGGAGGTACTTGCTCCTAAATGTCTGCTAATACTGCACTGTAATCTTCCCATTTTGCAGGAAGTACCTAAATCCAGTATAGGCAGTCTAGAGTATAAATCTGTGTTGTTGATTAAAGGGTTCCAGACTTCTTTTGCCAATGCCTCCCCTTTCAGAAATTTGTATGGGCTCAACCTTTTGAGCAACAGTTGGGGGAATAATTATTATGAAACCAGCAACATCAAACCACAATGGTCTTTTGATTGTGTATGACTTCAATTGAAGTTAACAAAATAAAGAAGAACATGAAGTCAACTGGGGTGTTTGATATTGACTCTTTTTAGCATTATTGACAAGCAAATACTTCCCTGTGTTTTTGCTTGGAGGATTTTGTTTTCTCAGCACAATTAATATTGTTTCAGACAACATTATAAATTGCACTGACCTTGTATTATACAACTAAATAAATCAAACATAAAATAATCCTTGGTGATTTGCCTTATCTCAATTAGGATGAATTTATTGCAGTGGCataatttgaaaattaatgcTTAATTTTGGAGAGTTTCAACCACAAATCAGTCTTTTAGGCTTCTATAATTGTTCAACTATgtaaatactgaaaaaaaatcttaattctCACATACTTTGAAATAACACAAGCAAATAATAAATAGGTTAATAGGGGCATTGGATTTGAAGTGAGATCCGGCATTAATCAAAAGGCAAAACTTGAAAATTCTCTGAAAACAAAATGATCAATATGTCTTTTAAGATCTGATGCCAGTCAGAAATTTACTACAGAATCCTGTTTTAATCCCAGACAAAATACTTCAGAATTATATCTTTAACCAAGGTCTGACATTTCTCAGTCCATAAAAGCAGAAGGCAATATTAGGAATATGGCTCATAGGCAGCTTTGAAAAGACTGATCCCAGCATATCATGCTGTTTCAGTAGTATCTGATCAACTTTAATTAGTCCAACTTCTATAGCTAGAAATCAGCATGAATTCAAACATCTTGTGATGTGATTGCCTTATGCCATGTTACATGTTTTACACTCTTCCTTTGAATTTCAACTTAAATCTGCTCAATTTCTTAACAGTTTAAAGTAATTTATATTTTCTGAAGTGCCTCCTGTCTGTAAGATTGTATTGGTGGCTCACCCTTCTGTCAGCCTGTGGTCAATGCTCCCATCCCCTGGCATCTTTGTTTGCCTAGGGAACTGCTGCTGCAAATAGCTTGACTGTCATATCCTTTTAATTTCAGGCTGTCTATTCTTGAAGATACATTTATCCATTTGTTCGTCTGAATGAACCTTGGATTCCCCTTGCCAGTTTCATTGCTGGGATTTGTCCCTATGCTTGTGCTAATGCTCCCTTCTGAATATTTTTGAGATACTCTAAAAGTGATTCCTTTTGGATTTTTGTTTTGTATGGAAAAGCGCTTTTGGCTTCACTTGTCCCAATCCCTTTATTGTATGCCAGAGATTTAGAATCTGTGTTCGAACTAGAAGTTTGAACATAATTTGGGCTTTAGTGAAGCACTTTGGCACACTGTCCAattcttctatccatttcaatttTTAATGGGTTCTGTTGTGGAGTTGAGGACTTCCTTTATTGCTCACTGAAATACATTTGAACTATGGCTAAGATATTGTAAGTTTAATGTTGCATCATAAGTTTGgttgatttttgaaatatcatcCAGTTGTTTGTTGCAAGAAGAGTTTTGTATGGCCAACTAAAATATGTAAGAGTGCTCTCAGCAATTTCAGCAATTCTAATTAAAATGTTTTTatacatttatttaaaaatgacCACATGAGTATATATTCTGTGGAGGGAAGTGAAATACAGTTTTTGATTTGCACTTTGGGAGAGATTAACTCTCCTGCGACTTTGTCGCTCATGAATTGTTAACTTTGACAGTGGGCAAATTGTATTTCTTGCTTTTTATCCAGTATCTTTGGTCAGCTGACATTAATACGTTATTTAAAATCTCTCTTAAATAATAGTTCTGATCTGTGGTTCCAGATATTCCACAGGAGCAGAGATACAAATAACTGCCCCAACTCCAGTTTCAGAATAAAACTTTGATATGCGCATACAAGGCTTTGGCTTGACTTTTTGTCTCCTTTTTGCCTTTTCCCTTTCACAGAGAAAATAAAGATAACCCGTTTTTACTAAAATGTGGTAAATGCCATTAAAATCACTttacttaaagtaaaaataatAATGAATTTGCTTTAGATGCACAAGTGTTGGCATCAGTCCCAGTTAAACTTTTGTAATGATGATCTCATTTTCTTTCTTCAAAATGAATTCTCCTGTCTTCTGTCACAGCTTTATTGGTGTCTAATTTTTTAATGTGACTTCTTTCATGATCCTCACTTTCCTTTCATACCCCAAACTTCAAATTTAGTCAGACACCTGAGTCAATGGATAATACATTGCCACACTGGACCTTCTGTTTAAAAAGTAGAGGCACAGAGTACCTTTCTAAGATACCATATTTTGCTAACTTGTGAACTGAAGTTTGACTTTTTTTTGCTGTAAACGTAACTGCTCAAAGTGTTAAGATTTAATTTTCATTTAAGTGGATGGAGTTACTGTGCGACTCTGCTCAGTTAAATGGTGCAGTGCCTTTAACCTTACAAATACTGTTGATTTGCTTCTGTTTTGCTttaattttgtgtgtttttgatcTGTCTCAGCTGTGATACTGTTTTTTTCCAGTCTAGTTTCAAGAAAGGTAGGTACTGTTTGTCGTCTCCTCTTCCCCCTGCCATGTACTTTTCCTCCTTACCCTCCCCATTCAAattgtttttgattttgattggTTTGGATTTTATCCTTTAGGATGTCGGGAGACCTTTTTTTAGATTTTGGTCAGATCTTCAACTGCCTTTCCTGCTATTCTTCCCATGTCAGACAGGTTTGCTTATGCAAATGTTGCCAAGCGACTTTTAATGTGACGAGCTTCATCGTAAGTTTATATTTCCATATTTGGCCTTTCATGCATTGGTGATCTAGTGTTCACCTCCCTGTTGTAGGAGAAAGCTTGTACAGGGGTAAAAAGGAATCTGAATAATCTGATTTATTGATATGTGATAATAGGTGTTGAAACTATAGAAATTGCAGAGGTCCAAACAATTTGCATTTAACTGTATGTATCGTAAGGTGAGGGACAGGTTATGCTGTTGAAGCCTTCAAGTGCCAGCCATTTCATAGAGATAGTATTGTTTTAGTTACATCTTTTAACTGATGCTTTATGATGGATTGTCTTTGGCTTTATGTAAACACTAATTTCTTTAACTTAAGGGTAATTTGCGGCTCACGTGTTCGAGTGGAATTATCAACAGGAATGCCACGCCGCTCACGCTTTGAGCGGCCACCAGCACGCCGACCCTTTGACCCAAATGATCGGTGTTATGAATGTGGAGAAAAGGGTCATTATGCTTATGATTGTCATCGCTATAGCCGACGCAGAAGGAGCAGGTATGAGTTGCCAATCTCTATGATTTCTAATATTGctttaaaaatttaaatttaagtATATTTAAGCAACTTTATTTTAAACTGAATAAAGAAATGCAATATTTATCATTTTTGCTTTATAATTAAGTGATAATCAGGCCTTGTGGCAATTTTTGCTTGACTTTTTGAGTTTCACTGTGAATGTTTTGAATATTAATGATCCACCTGGTCCAAACCTTTCAGGTTTCTTCGTTTGAGTCAGTCACCGCGATTCAGAATGTCGTGAGCCTCATGATATCAGGCTAAGGCATCTAGCAAATCCAACAGTTTTGATGCGCCTAGAGCATACGGTGATTGGCATGAGGCCAGATCCCCTCGAGAACCTGCTACAACTAGCTTCACCTTAAGATTCTTTTGAGGGCAGAAAATGTTTGAGAATGAGACAAGGTGATCGCCGTTATGCTGTAAATTGGCTTTCAATTGGGCCCCTTTCTAGAGGAACGCCAGATTGACCGCATTCCCTCGTAGACAAACCATCCTGCGTCAATCAAGCCTCACTTTGGCTCATTTGGCTGTCAGTTTGATCGTCGTTAGATTGAAGAACATCTAGATGCTGCGATGGTCTGATAGATACTTCTAGACCGCCTAGATCTGCTAGACCTTGGTCCAAAGAGAGGGTCGACTGACCTGCAAACTTGCAAGGTTTACTTTACGTACCACttacaaagtgtttttacaaTGCACAGAATACTAAAAACTATGTAAAACTTTTAACTGAAATCTACGTTATGTAGATTTAATCTAAAAAATAGGGCCCCACGTTGTCTTCAAACTGACAAATGCATACTATATTGTAGCAATCTTGTTTTGACTCCAGCAGAGGTATTCCAAGATTTTAAATCTGAGTTGTTAAATTTAATACTGCATTCTTCTGTTAAACCAGGTCTAGGACTAGGTCACGTTCACGCTCACGGGGAAGAAGGTATACCCGTTCACACAGCCGTAGCCGTGGCAGAAGGTATATCTTTGATTATCAGGTTAAGATTTGAGAAATGAAGCCTTCAGTTTCTAGATATCCATTTAAAAATGACCAATTTTTAAATTAGGTCCAGGTCTTTTTCTCCTCGGAGGTCCAGGTCTTTCTCTCCAAGAAGGTCTCGGTCATTCTCTCCTAAAAGGTCCAGGTGAGTgaacatttttctttttcttccttttccaGTCGAAGTCAGTTTTTGAAATACATGATACTACAAATTGtatggttttttttcccctcaggtGCAATCACTAGGATTTAAGCATGTGTACTTTGTTGCCTGATAATTGTTTGAGAAACTTGATTTGCAATGAAAGAACTTATTTGTTAGTGGGACACTGAGAAGTTGCCATTATAAGAAATATATTAAGTAATTTGGTGTTGCAAACTTTGCGTTTTATACAAATAATCTTTCTCTTAATTTGCATGCATGTAGATGACAGCATTCTGGTCAATATAGTCATTTACTATCAATCTACCTTTACATTTGGGCAAATTGTAACTTATTTTTACTTAATCTTTTTGACTGTTGCCAGGCTATTTCCTTTCTTTGCGTCTAAGCTTCAGTTTATGACCACCTTTACTGTGGGCTTTTGACTTATTGGGTTTTTCTTCAAGATGAAGCATGGAAATGCCGTTTGGATGTTATAGTTTCCATGTGTCAAATGGAAAGATACTGTTGAAATGGAACTATTTAATGTAATATTAGTATTTTTATTtgttgttcatgggatgtggatgtcactgggtCAGCCAGTACTTttttacccagaggacagttaagtggCAACCATGTTATTATCTGTCTCAAATCATGTGATAAGGGCAGCGGAATtccttcctgaaagtatattaatgaaccaatcagcaatggtttcatggtcttcattagaGTCCTAATTCCATGTTtttattggatttgaattccaccatctgcgtggcaggattcaaaccagaGTCCCCAGACATTGATTAGGGTCTCTCGATTAACAGTCTGATAATAttgctaggccattgcctccctttttaacTGGTTCTGTAAATGTTCTTTCTAGGAAGCTCTTGGTTTTCATTTGATAGTAACTCTGTGTAATGGTCGAAATTGAGTGATAGTAGTTGGTAATCTTAGCTGCAGACTTCATTCTGTCTTTCTCAGTTGCATCATTCTTAAGAATTTATTTTAAGTCTTCTGGCTTTATTGTGGTTTTGTTGACTTGTGACACCTGATGTGAATCTTTCTCAGCTATTCTGGACACTGCAATGAAGCAACACAGTTTACCCAGATTGAATGGTGCGCAAGTGCTACATCTGGGAAAACAGAAGCAAAATGTACTAATGCTGCCACTTTGCTATTGAGTTTGTATGAAAATGCTGTTGACATTGCCAGCCTAATTGAGCAATGctaaattttaatatttttgaagGCATGTCTGTATAGAGTCTCACTTGTATTTTAGAGGGATGATATAAGGTAATTTGCATATATTATCTGCTAGTACAGCCCAAAATCTGTAGCTTTTTATCCTAGCCATCTTGAACAG
This region includes:
- the LOC132819839 gene encoding serine/arginine-rich splicing factor 7-like; protein product: MSRYNRCGGETKVYVGNLGTGAGKGELERAFSYYGPLRTVWIARNPPGFAFVEFEEPRDAEDAVRGLDGKVICGSRVRVELSTGMPRRSRFERPPARRPFDPNDRCYECGEKGHYAYDCHRYSRRRRSRSRTRSRSRSRGRRYTRSHSRSRGRRSRSFSPRRSRSFSPRRSRSFSPKRSRSRSRSRSRSRSLSRQRSRSLSPLRRSQSGSPVRSRSKSRSLSPKRSRTPSENSRRSASPDRND